In Salarias fasciatus unplaced genomic scaffold, fSalaFa1.1, whole genome shotgun sequence, the DNA window TCTGACCGGACGTTGGACTGAGACTGggatgctgctgtttggtgtcaTGGACATGTGGTGTTATGGATCTATTGGTGTCATGGACATGTGGTGTTATGGATCTATTGGTGTGACACACATGTAGTGTTATGGATCTATTGGTGTCATGGACATGTGGTGTTATGCATCTATTGGTGTCATGGACATGTGGTGTTATGGATCTATTGGTGTGACACACATGTAGTGTTATGGATTCATTGGTGTCATGGACATGTGGTGTTATGGATCTATTGGTGTCATGGACATGTGGTGTTATGGATCTATTGGTGTCATGGACATGTGGTGTTATGGATCTATTGGTGTCATGGACATGTGGTGTTATGGATCTATTGGTGTCATGGACATGTGGTGTTATGGATCTATTGGTGTCATGGACATGTGGTGTTATGGATCTATTGGTGTCATGGACATGTGGTGTTATGGATCTAGTGGTGTCACAAACATGTAGTGTTATGGATCTATTGGTGTGATGGACATGTGGTGTTATGGATCTATTGGTGTGATGGACATGTGGTGTTATGGATCTATTGGTGTCACAAACATGTAGTGTTATGGATCTTGGTGTCATGGACATGTGGTGTTATGGATCTATTGGTGTCATGGACATGTGGTGTTATGGATCTCTTGGTGTCACAAACATGTAGTGTTATGGATTCATTGGTGTCATGGACATGTGGTGTTATGGATTCATTGGTGTCATGGACATGTGGGTGATGAAAAAGGGACGGACTGAGCTTCGGGGGTTTTATTGTCTCTCGTCGTTGCACTCTGTGCTGCAGGGACAGCCGTGTCCCCCGGGGGACGCTGTCCATCAGGATCGCACGCTGTGTCTCTGGCAGACGAAGCGCAGCCGGGTGGAGCAGTGCAGGTCGTTGAGACGGCCGTCAAAGTGAAGGTGAGCGCAGTCCTCGTCCCCCAGTCCCAGTCCATGACGCGTCCAGGCGTCCGGCTGTCCGGGCATCCACTGCCTGAAGGAATGGACAGAGACACGGAAGGtccacacaggaagtggagggacaggaaggggagggacaggaagtggagggacAGGAAGTAGAGGGACACACAAGAAGTCCACACATACGGGAACGACCATAGCTCCTGTGGACAGACTTCCAATGGGAGAgatttcaggtgtgtgtgtgtgtgtgtgtgtgtgtgtgtgtgtgtgtgtgtgtgtgtgtgtgtgtgtgtgtgtgtgtgtgtgtgcgtgcgtgcgtgtgtgcgtgtgctggaggtgacctctgacctgcggTTCATCGCATACGGGGTCTGGTTGACCCACTCCCAGCTGCCCCGCTCGTCCGTCAGCCCGATCCAGTAGAAGGTTCCCGAGGTGTGGCGGGTCACAAAGTCCTGACGGGTGGGGGACAGAAGGGCGGGGGACAGACGGGTGGGGGACAGACGGGTGGGGGACagacgggtggaggacagacgggtgggggacagacgggtggaggacagacgggtggagaacagacgggtggaggacagacggtTTGGGGACagacgggtggaggacagacgggtgggggacagacgggtggaggacagacggttgggggacagacgggtggaggacagacgggtggaggacagacgggtggaggacagacgggtgggggacagacgggtggaggacagacgggtggaggacagacgggtGGGGTACACAGGTTAGAGAGACAGGTGGGggacagaggtggagaacagtggctgtggaccagcagggggagagAGACAGCGTCTCACCCAGTCCTTGTCCGTCAGCAGGACAGCCAGGTGTCCCTGCTGTCCGTTGCAGAAGTCTCTGGCTTCGTGCCAAGACAAAGACTGTCTGCTGAACAGGAAACAGCTGGACGTGAAAGGGTCCCAGCCCAGGGGACAGCAGCCCACGTCCACAGAGCCTGAGACacgagacagggacagacacccagagacagtcagacacaccgagacagggacagacaccCAGAGAGACTAAGTTTCCTCATGCTAACAGCTGTCTCATGCTAACAGTTGTCTCATGCTAACAGCTGTCTCATGCTAGCAGTGTCCTCATGCTAACAGCCGTCTCATGCTAACAGTTGTCTCATGCTAGCAGTGTCCTCATGCTAACAGTTGTCTCATGCTAGCAGTGTCCTCATGCTAACAGCTGTCTCATGCTAACAGTGTCCTCATGCTAACAGCTGTCTCATGCTAGCAGTGTCCTCATGCTAACAGCCGTCTCATGCTAACAGTTGTCTCATGCTAGCAGTGTCCTCATGCTAACAGTTGTCTCATGCTAGCAGTGTCCTCATGCTACGGAGCTGCTGACGTACCGTTATTCATGAAGCGCTCCAGAGAACATTTGAGACCGTCGATGGTTCTGCGGagactgtccagggtggacaGCTGCGTCAAGGCCTCGGACACTGGAACCCAAAGTAGGAGGTCCTCAGGGTGGAGCACTGGGCCCCTGGAGCTCCTCAGGGGGGAGTTCTGGGCCCCTAGAGCTCCTCAGGGTGGAGCACTGGGCCCCTAGAGCTCCTCAGGGGGGAGTTCTGGGCCCCTAGAGCTCCTCAGGGGGGAGTTCTGGGCCCCTGGAGGTCCTCAGGGGGGAGTTCTGGGCCCCTGGAGCTCCTCAGGGGGGATTTCTGGGCCCCTGGAGCTCCTCAGGGGGGAGTTCTGGGCCCCTGGAGGTCCTCAGGGGGGAGTTCTGGGCCCCTAGAGGTCCTCAGGGTGGAGCACTGGGCCCCTGGAGGTGCTCAGGGGGGAATTCTGGGCCCCTGGAGGTGCTCAGGGGGGAGTTCTGGGCCCCTGGAGGTGCTCAGGGGGGAATTCTGGGCCCCTGGAGGTCCTCAGGGGGGAGTTCTGGGCCCCTGGAGGTGCTCAGGGGGGAATTCTGGGCCCCTGGAGGTGCTCAGGGGGGAGTTCTGGGCCCCTGGAGGTGCTCAGGGGGGAGTTCTGGGCCCCTGGAGGTGCTCAGGGGGGAGTTCTGGGGCCCTGGAGCTCCTCAGGGGGGAGTTCTGGGCCCCTGGAGGTCCTCAGGGGGGAGTTCTGGGCCCCTAGAGGTCCTCAGGGTGGAGCACTGGGCCCCTGGAGGTCCTCAGGGTGGAGCACTGGGCCCCTGGAGGTGCTCAGGGGGGAGTTCTGGGCCCCTGGAGGTCCTCAGGGGGGAGTTCTGGGCCCCTGGAGGTGCTCAGGGGGGAGTTCTGGGCCCCTGGAGGTGCTCAGGGGGGAATTCTGGGCCCCTGGAGGTGCTCAGGGGGGAGTTCTGGGCCCCTGGAGGTGCTCAGGGGGGAGTTCTGGGCCCCTGGAGGTGCTCAGGGGGGAGTTCTGGGCCCCTGGAGGTGCTCAGGGTGGAGCACTGGGCCCCTGGAGGTGCTCAGGGGGGAGTTCTGGGCCCCTGGAGGTGCTCAGGGGGGAGTTCTGGGCCCCTGGAGGTGCTCAGGGGGGAGTTCTGGGCCCCTGGAGGTGCTCAGGGGGGAGTTCTGGGCCCCTAGAGGTCCTCAGGGTGGAGCACTGGGCCCCTGGAGGTGCTCAGGGGGGAGTTCTGGGCCCCTAGAGGTCCTCAGGGTGGAGCACTGGGCCCCTGGAGGTGCTCAGGGGGGAGTTCTGGGCCCCTGGAGCTCCTCAGGGGGGAGTTCTGGGCCCCTAGAGGTCCTCAGGGTGGAGCACTGGGCCCCTGGAGGTGCTCAGGGGGGAGTTCTGGGCCCCTGGAGGTCCTCAGGGGGGAGTTCTGGGCCCCTGGAGGTCCTCAGGGGGGAGTTCTGGGCCCCTGGAGCTCCTCAGGGGGGAGTTCTGGGCCCCTAGAGGTCCTCAGGGGGGAGTTCTGGGCCCCTGGAGGTCCTCAGGGGGGAGTTCTGGGCCCCTGGAGGTCCTCAGGGGGGAGTTCTGGGCCCCTAGAGGTCCTCAGGGGGGAGTTCTGGGCCCCTGGAGGTCCTCAGGGGGGAGTACCGGGAACGGCTCTACCCCTCTGAATTTGTTGTGCTAATTGTGTAGCTGTttcttgtgtggttgttgtgaaGTCATGCAGTAtttgttgtgtagttgtgtagctaTTGTGCAGTAGTTGTGTAGTAGTGTAGTTGTTGTGTAGTAGTTGTGCAGTAGTTGTGTAGTTGAGTagtagttgtgtagttgtgtagttgttGTGTAGTTGAGTAGTAGTTGTGCAGTTGTTGTGTAGTTGAGTAGTAGTTGTGTAgttgttgtgtagttgtgtagttgtgtagttgaGTAGTAGTTGTGTAGTAGTGTAGTTGTTGTGTAGTTGAGTAGTAGTTGTGTAgttgttgtgtagttgtgtagttgtgtagttgaGTAGTAGTTGTGTAGTAGTGTAGTTGTTGTGTAGTTGAGTAGTAGTTGTGCAGTAATTGTGCAGTAGTTGtctagttgtgtagttgtgtggtAGTTGTGTAGTAGTTCAGTTGTCTTGTAGTTGTTGTGCAGTAGTTGTGTGGTAGTTGTG includes these proteins:
- the LOC115385778 gene encoding LOW QUALITY PROTEIN: C-type lectin domain family 10 member A-like (The sequence of the model RefSeq protein was modified relative to this genomic sequence to represent the inferred CDS: deleted 1 base in 1 codon) gives rise to the protein SEALTQLSTLDSLRRTIDGLKCSLERFMNNGSVDVGCCPLGWDPFTSSCFLFSRQSLSWHEARDFCNGQQGHLAVLLTDKDWDFVTRHTSGTFYWIGLTDERGSWEWVNQTPYAMNRRQWMPGQPDAWTRHGLGLGDEDCAHLHFDGRLNDLHCSPGCASSARDTATECNDERQ